ATGAAGCTTCAAGACTAAGACGTTCGGGAAGAGGAACTGCTGCAAAAGGATTAAAAGCCATTCCGTCATCTATGATTTCCAGTAGCACATAATCGACCTTATCCTCAAGTCTTATCAAGATTTCATGGCGTAACTGATCAGGATATGCATAGCTGATAATATTGGGGAGAGCTTCATTCAGCACCAGATCCAATTTGAAAACCGTTTTTTCTGACAATTGATGACCCTGGGTTATTTGTTCCAGCCAAGATGCCACCCGGGCCAGCTCGCCAAATTGGTTAGCTATGGTTAATGACTCGGAAAACCCGGATGCTTGATGATTTTTAAGCATTATGTTCGGAACTTATGGCTCAGCTGTCTCGGTGATTCAACAAGACGCTCTTAGCTTCTTCAAGATCATTACAAACAGGGATCAAGCTGGATACTCCAGAGGTATCCAACACATCCAGCACATTGGGCTGTGGTTTGTAGAGCACCATGTGTCCGCCACGGTTGGATAAAGCCTTAGCCGAGGAAAGCAGGGTGCGCATTCCCAAAGAAGCGAGAAAACTGACTTCCGACATATCTACCAGCACATGGGCTTTTTGGGTAGCAGTCAGCGCTGTAAATTTCATATCAATGGATTGTGCACCCAGAACATCCAGTCGACCAGACAGATTAACCTTTAAAATAGCGTTGTCCAAGGTCTCGGAATCAATTTGCATATATTTTCTCCTATTGCTGTTTGCTTGCTATGGATATCCGACCTAAATGCCTGGATTCTTGAGTTTCAGGGGCAGTGTGGTCAAACTGGTTCAATTTTTGTATATTTCGGTCATTCAACAACAAAACTATTACACATAAATATTACAAACATATTACATTACTCAACTCTATTTCTCACAACTATGAATAATAACATCTGTGAAAAAAGGATTTTATGTATCCACGTTTGTGAGAATATTGCTACCCAATTCTTTCCGGCTTGTATGGCGCAAATATTGCTGTTTTTTAACTCCAAACTATGGTTCTCAAACGGCATTACAAATTTTCCAGTACAGTTTACAGGTTTCAGAAGGCAAACCTTAACTCTCGCGTTCTCACTACCTTGGGCCTTGAGTAGTCAGTATCGATGCGAAGTGAGTATGAAGTTGGTCTCCTCCGGTATGGGGTATTGGAGAGCGCACATCAACTCCGTAGTGATTTAATTTCTTTTGTTGCTTGTCGAAGTTTCCGGATGAGCTCGCGCCCTATATTTTCGATCAGCTTCGACCGAATGCACATACCCAAAAGGCTGGTCTCCGCTTCTAGTCGATTGTAGTCAAGTATTAAACAGGCTACTTTCTCGTCCGTCACTACGTCCGCTGAACGTTTGTCACGGTCGAGCATGGCCATCTCCCCGAAGGCAGAACCAGCGGATA
This sequence is a window from bacterium. Protein-coding genes within it:
- a CDS encoding STAS domain-containing protein codes for the protein MQIDSETLDNAILKVNLSGRLDVLGAQSIDMKFTALTATQKAHVLVDMSEVSFLASLGMRTLLSSAKALSNRGGHMVLYKPQPNVLDVLDTSGVSSLIPVCNDLEEAKSVLLNHRDS
- a CDS encoding ATP-binding protein; translation: MLKNHQASGFSESLTIANQFGELARVASWLEQITQGHQLSEKTVFKLDLVLNEALPNIISYAYPDQLRHEILIRLEDKVDYVLLEIIDDGMAFNPFAAVPLPERLSLEASSINGRGIHLIKSFTEKQDYQRINNTNIMRVTIRKSPEPRRHLDPNLA